ACCCTCCAACACAGGAACCCAACCTACACAGCAGAGCACTGCAAGCTGTGCACCCACATCTGGCAGGGGGACAGGAAAATACAGGTCAGACATGTAGGGTTAGATGgaatattgggcaggaattgttccctgggagggtgggcaggccctggcacagggtgcccagagcagctggggctgcccctggatccctggcagtgtccaaggccaggctggacattcggcttggagcagcctgggacagtgggaggtgtccctgcccattggcagggggtggaatgggatgggctttaatgtcccttccaagccagacCATTCTGGGACTCTGTGAAACCTCTGGAAAAGGCTCCAAGTAGAAACTGCCCCGTGAATGCTGCAAGGAAGCACCAGCCTTGCAGAGACATCCATCTCCTCCcgggctgctgctgcacagggctggacccaaaccccacaggtgaTCCCTAAGCCTCCCAGCAGGTGACCCTTGGCACAGGTAACccctggcacaggtgagccCCATCCTGCACCCGTGCAGAGCTGCCTTACCACTGTAGGTGTCCTGCTGCCTGCTGAGGTCcgggagggagctgggctgtgatGGAAGTGTCACATGGTTGTGGAGCAAGCTGGGGTTGCTGGACAACCCATCTTCGGGGTGGCCTCCTCCCACCTGCAGCACAATGAGCAGAGCCGTGTCACGGCCCGTGGGCAGTGGGGACAgatcagcccagcacagccacccagggacaccccggggCTCCACAGACTGGGCTGAGGCACAGCTCCCCTCACACTCCCACCCCTGGGGCTTGGGAATGCGGGAGGGAAGagccagcctgctccagcacagctccccaAGGACTGTGGTGGGGacactgcagctccctgctctgagcaggagccagacccagcccagagcccctgTCAGTGCTGTGCCCCCCGAGGAACAGCCCCTCTGTGCCCGCTGCAAGGCAGCACACCAGAGAGGACACGTGTCCTGTCTCCACTGAGCACCACTCTTTCTGCCACCTCCCAAGTGCCCCCAGAGCAAGGGACATCCCAGCAACATAAACTTGGCTCCAAAGGGGCTGGAAGGAAAGGGTGAGGGCCCCTTCTGAGCCCATGGCCCCGAGGCTTTGCtacacaggctggggatggacAGGAtagagccagccctgctgactccccagctggcagcagcctACAGAGGACACACATCTCATTCCCAGGTCAGGAGCAGAATCCAGGGAGCCTGGAAGGGGATCACAACTGGTTCTCTGGAGACTGGAGATGTGTCACTGTTTGCTGCAGCAGGTAAACACTTCTGCCAAAAATGTGCTGCTGTGGTCACCAGCCTCTAGACAAGGGGGGGACCCAGGTAACCTAGCACGGGACCCCAGCATCCACGTGCTCAGGGCACCCTGGATCCATCACATTCCCTTGGAGCTGGAATGAGTCCTCACACACCAGCACTCCCCACGGGCACAGAGGGACACGGTGCCTGCCCAAACCATTTAGAGCAGGGAATTCCTGGTGACACCTGGCACTCTTATACCCACTGAatccctcttctcctccctgcaTATCCCAGGGATGCCTTGAagttgttttgagggatttCCAGTCATGTTGCAGGGAAAGAAGAGCAGCTCTCTCACCACCTCTGCCTGCCCTGAGAAGGGGCACAAACAAGGGAAGTGCACACGGAGCTTGTGCCAAGGGTGTACTCAGtgtccccagagcagctgtggctgtcccatccctggcagtgtccaaggccaggctggatggggcttggagccacctggtccagtggaaggtgtccctgcccaggcagggggtggcactggatgagctttgaggtcccttccaacccgaaccactctgggattccatgactCAACTCTCTCTGCAGGAACATGGGGAGTGACTTCTGTGCATGTCACCCATGCAATGCTGCCAACACCTGACCCAAGCTGGACCACACTGAGCTATTCCTGCACCAAAGGCAACGTCCCCCTGAATGCCAGGGCACCCCGCACGTGGCACGTGTCCCCAGCGTGTCCCTGCCAGCTGCCACAGTGCTCCCACACTCACCAGACTCGGGTGTCTGTTCCCCAGGGCCATGACCGAGGCAGGGAAGGCCTGGCCCAGGCTGCCCACGGCGGCACTGTGGGGTGGTGCTGAGCCCAGCAGCCCGTGCATGTCCCCGTGGTTGCTGGGCATGGCAGAGGTCTGGCCCACGGCGTGGTTCCTCAGCACGTGGATGGCTTCGTCCAACCTGTcttccattttgttttgctgGAAGGGCAGGACAGAGACAGGTCTGTGTtaactgccccatccctggaagtgtccagggttggatggggcttggagcagcctggtctagtagaaggtgtccctgcccatagcagggggtggagctggatgagctttaagatcccttccaacccaaaccattccatgattccaatCCAATTCCATGACTGTAATCCCATAAAGCCAAcagcctcctgctgccctgcacTGCAGAGTGGCTGGTGCTGGTGCCAGTCCTGGACTCAGGTgccacagggcagggatggagagaAATAACCCCCCCAGTCAGTGCCATCACCTAAAGGCACGAGGGGCCACACAAGTGGaactgctcagggcagggaggcagaaacctgccaggaattcctttggcTGGGCCAGACCCCGGGATGGGcctgggctggggccagggggagGGTGCCAGGCTGCCGGGGGACTCCAGGCCAGGCAGGCAGCCCCGggctctgctcagctgctgccaccCCAACATCCACCCCTGACCAACCAGCTGATCCCAGGCGTTCAGGGGAGAGGATGTCACCCAAAAACCCTTCACCGCCAGGCCCCGAGggatgagagagaaaaggagaagctGGAATTTTTGGTGCCACTCACCAAAGTGTGGAGGCTCCCTTCGTAGCTGGGAGATAAGGCACCCGCTCCACTCGCCCGCGGCCACTGCGACGAGCCTGGGGACAAACGCAGGCTTGGGGACCGGCCACGGCCATGGCGGCCACTAGatggggctggcagctggggcaCCGCAGCGGCCACCGCACCACGCACGGCACTGCACGGGTACTGCTCGGGCCACACCAGCAGCACACGGGGCTGCACGGGCCACTGTGGCACCACATGGCACTGCAcgggccactgtggcactgcaTGGCACTACATGGATCACCATGGCACCGCATGGGCCACTGCAGCACCTCACGGGCCACCACAGCACTGCACGGGCCACTGTGGCACCACAGGCTCTGCATGGGCCACTACAGCCCCACACCATTCCCTGTGGCAGTGCAGAGgccaccacagcactgcttgACACCTCACGGGCCACCACAGCACCGCATGGGCCACCAGAGAGCTGTGTGGAATCGCATGGACACTGTGGCACCACATGGACACTGTGGCACTGCGTGGCCACTGTGGCACCACATGGACACTGTGGCACCACATGGACACTGTGGCACCGCATGGACACTGTGGCACTGCATGGCCACTGTGGCACCACAtggccactgtggcactgcgTGGCACTGCGTGGCCACTGTGGCACCACATGGACACTGTGGCACCACATGGACACTGTGGCACTGCGTGGCACTGCGTGGCCACTGTGGCACCACATGGACACTGTGGCACCACATGGACACTGTGGCACTGCATGGACACTGTGGCACTGCGTGGCCACTGTGGCACCACATGGACACTGTGGCACCACATGGAACTGTGGCACTGCGTGGCCACTGTGGCACCACATGGACACTGTGGCACCACATGGAACTGTGGCACCGCGTGGCCACTGTGGCACCACATGGACACTGTGGCACCACATGGAACTGTGGCACTGCGTGGCCACTGTGGCACCACATGGACACTGTGGCACCACATGGACACTGTGGCACTGCATGGCACCGCGTGGCCACTGTGGCACCACATGGAACTGTGGCACCGCGTGGCCACTGTGGCGCCACATGGACACTGTGGCACCACATGGACACTGTGGCACTGCGTGGCCACTGTGGCACCACATGGACACTGTGGCACTGCATGGCACTGCGtggccactgtggcactgcaTGGACACTGTGGCACCACATGGAACTGTGGCACTGCGTGGCACTGCGTGGCCACTGTGGCACCACATGGACACTGTGGCACCGCATGGACACTGTGGCACCACATGGACACTGTGGCACTGCATGGACACTGTGGCACTGCATGGACACTGTGGCACCACATGGACACTGTGGCACCACATGGACACTGTGGCACTGCATGGACACTGTGGCACCACATGGAACTGTGGTACTGCGTGGCCACTGTGGCACCACATGGACACTGTGGCACCACATGGACACTGTGGCACTGCATGGACACTGTGGCACTGCGGGCTCTGCTCTGGCTCAGCCCTTCACACCTCAGGAGGTGTCCAGACGTCCCCGGTCTCAGTGACTCGCTGTGACCTCGGGGCCAGGTTATGCTGCACCCCAACCACAGGGGGCCTGggcaccagctctgctgggcaCAGCGGGACCTGAGCTGCCCGAGGGGACCAGGAATgggctttcagcaggtgctgaaCATGGGTTTGAACCACTTGGTGGCTTCCCAGTTCCTGCTGCGCTTCTCCCATGGGAGGCAAATCCAGCCACAGCCTCTCCAAGatgggacactcagggacagggTCAGGAAGGGCAGGAGAAGGTCCTGGGgttgctgccagccctgggctgaGTGCTTGGGGCTGACCTGGGGAATTtgctgcctgggagctccccaaAGCAAACCCGACCCCCCCTTATCCTTTACGTTGTCACTCACCTGCGAGGCCCTGTGGGGACCCGACCGGGGTGGAGGGGTTGGAGGAGAAGTTATTGCTAGAGTGGTCGGGGGAGTAaatctgcagggacagaagggggACGGTCAGCAGTGCCACCCTGAGCTagctgtcccctcccagtggcACCCACCACCCACTGGGACCCCGCTGGCATCTCTCTCCCCAAACCCACAGCCAGCACAAAGGCCGagcccagttccccccagttcccccaataACCCCGGGGTCTCTCTCTGTCCCCACTGTCACCACCCCTGAGTGCAGCCTCTGCTCTTCAGGTCGCCTCTCaggaggaagcaggagctgTCAGGAATTGTTGCAGGGTGCACTGCCAGCACCCCTGTGCCACCATGCAAAGATCACTGAATGGGACAGAGGCAACTCTCTGGTAACCCAGTGAGACCAGTGCCCTCCAGTCTGAACCAGCACATGCAGGGCAAGGACTACTGGGACCTGCAAGTCCTGCCACAAGATCTCTGTAGGGTGGTCTTGGCAGAGCAGCACCAGGCTGGGAGGGCACGAAGCTGGAAATGGGGCTGCAGGGCCACCACAGCCTGCACTGCCTCAGATTCCCCAtcagtgcctcagtttccccatccaCCAAAAGGCACCAGGACTGAGAAGGCAGCACACGGAGAGGGGAAAACCCTCCCTCAGAGGCTGCCCTGGATGTGGGGTGCATTCACAGCATGTGTCCATATTCCCTGCTGGGTAGAgggtccctgcagcagcaggactgggagcGGATCAGGACCACCCCAAGCTCTTACCGAGGCCAGAGCCTTCCCAAGCGCGTCTCCGGAGCTCCCGGCTGTGGTTCCTCTGTTACCTGCCAAGAGAGGACACAGATGTCACTGCCGAGGCCCCAGACCCCAGAGGACACAGTACCCTACAAGACTTTCTCTGGAGTCACCTGCTCTGGGGTGGAAGTTTTCTGCTTTTAGTGCTTTGCTTGAAAATTCAATGTTTgtccagctcagagcagctggggcatgGGGCACCTTCTCTTGGCAGCCTtcagggggctgcagggacatctCTCCAagctctgggctggaggtgTAGTGCCAACAACAGCAATCAGACATCTCTGCTGCAGTACAGCCATCGCCATGGGGCATCTCAGACCCCCACAAACACCAACGGATGATCccggaggtctcttccaaccttaatgatacTTTCATTCTGTGAATCCCAAACTTGCTTCTCCATAGAAAAACAAGGGTTTTTCTACAAATCTGTGTTGGGATCCTCATTTCCTGGGGAGCATGAGCTATTTCAGTAACAGGTTTTGTAACATGTTCAGCAGGGTCAGAGATTAAAGCACTCAGGGGTTAACGTGGTATCAAACACAGCACGAACATTCCCGTTCTGGATCCAGGGGAGCAGCTTCACACAGGTGCAAATCCTTCCCGCAACTCATCTAAGCCACAGCACCTCCAGGAGATAAGGCCAGAGCTCCTGGGCTCCTCTCAGACCCACCCCACGAGGTGTAAACCCCCAGACCAGCACCCGGGTGCTCCAGCAGCAAGAACCTCGCTGTGCCTCTTCCCCGGGCAGGGACTGCAGGCACAGGTGACACACGAGGGACCAAAGGTGTCCGGGTGCACTGGATGCCTCAGGCACCAGGTTTGCACAAGCCTTGGTTCTCCAGGTGAGCTGTGCCCGGCCGTGGAGCCAGGGGGTCACTCTGGTGACTGGCCATACCCATCATGTTGTCGGTGCCGCTGATCGGGGGCGTGTGACTGGACACTCCGTACGCCGTGGAGGCTGAGGAGAAGCCGGACACGGAGGGGAGTCCGCCGTTCACCTCTCCTGAATGCAGCTGGTAGTTCTGGCAGGGAGGGGGAGAGCGGTGAGAGGGGCCCTGGGAAAGCTGCGGGGCTttggcagccagggcaggacCCAGGTGCCAGGGGAGGAGGTGCCAGGGAGGTGCCAGAGCCACGGGACACGTTACCATGCGTTCATGCTGATGTAAACTGTTGAAGCCACTGGACTGCGGGAGCGGGGACGAGGAGCTGCCCAGCATGGCACCGTAACTCGACTGGCTCATGGCACCCGGGGAACTCCACAGGTCAGGCGAGTTATGGAGTCCGTCTGCAAGGAACCCAGAGCTGAGTGGGGCAGGGACACCGGcaggcagcccccagcccctgggGGGACACAAATCAGCCttggctgaggggctgggactGTCCCCAGCatgtcctgcctgtgctgagcATCACCCGCTGAGCAAATCAGGACAAACtctctgggacagggacaggagcccagggaatggctggagctgggtcagggctgggcatggagctcagggaaaggttcttccccccgaggctgctgggcactgcccaggctccccagggaatggtcccggccccgaggctgccagagctgcaggagcgtttggacagcgctctcagggatgcccagggtggggttgttggggtgtctgtgcagggccaggggctgcactggatgatccctgtgggtcccttccagcttagGATActccaggattccatgattttggGGCTGCAGTGTCTCTCACACACTCCTGCCCTGAGCCCCCTCCATATTGCAATCCCTCCCATGGCCCATAACGAGCAAGGCTGCCCCTGCTCTGAGGAATAACTCACCTGTCATATAAAAGGCTCCAGGATACACAGTGCTGGGAGGTTTCGAGGGAGTATATCCAGCTGGATCCCTGCTGTAGTCATCACCTGAGTTGGATGGATACACCTGTGGGGCAGGAAAGGGATTGAAGAGAAGGGCTTGGTGACTCCACGGCCCCACATCCTCACCATGGCTGCCCCCAACCCTGCACAGCTTAAATTTCTAACCTCAAACTTCAGCAGTGTTTGACCACCTCTCCCACCACAACAGAGCAGCAAGCGCTTCACTCAACTGACCCTtcaagggcctggagggacaggacccagggaatggcttcccagtgccagagggcagggctggatgggatcttgggcaggaattgttccctgtgagggtgggcaggccctggcacagggtgcccagagcagctggggctgcccctggatccctggcagtgcccaaggccaggctggacattggggcttggagcagcctgggacagtgggaggtgtccctgcccatggcagggatggaactggatgggctttaaagtcccttccaccccaaaccatctGATGAGCCCAGGAGCTTTGCTGTTATTCATCCCACAGCAGATCTGGGGGGGGAACTGGAACAGCTCAGCCGAAGTCTTTAGAGGGCACAGCCCTAcatggagcagagcagaggggacagaggagaGGGCACAGAGGACAGGGCAGAGGGCACAGAGGACAGGGCAGagggcagaggggacagggcaGAGGGCACAGGGCTCCTCTGTGTTCCCGTCACCCTCCGTGGTCCCCAGAACCTGCCCGGCTCCAGCAGAAGTTTCAACTCCGCTCCAGTTCCGTTTTCCATGGTTATAACTTGTTCTGGGTAACCACAAAAGCCACCACTGCTGCAGTGACCCCACACCAGAGGGACAGGCTGGGTAGGGGCAGGGGGCACCTCAGGACCCCCTGTGCCAACCCTGCCATGTGCCAGGCTCCcaagcacagcccctgctccaaGCCCACAGGGAAACCAGGctgaagggaaactgaggcacagggggGCTGAGCAGCCCCTCACAGGCATTGTCACAGGGGAGGGGATGACTCTCAGACAGCCCTCGGACAACTCCTGGGACAGatttctgcagcactgctcagctctGTGATTTAACAGAACattaagcagaagaaaaagcttttccttcccttctaaATTAACCAAACCCATCCTAGAAAGCCCTGACCGAAAATCAGCTTCTGCCAGGACAAAAacagacttttctttttttaaagcagaaattcaACACGCAAAGAAACCGAAATGGCATTCAAAGAAACTGAAATAGCACTCAGAATGATGTGAGAACTTTTGTCACAGCTTATTTTCATCCTCTTTGATTCATTCTGAAACCGAtaatcattttttttaaatccagctgaaagcagaggtggggcaggggctgggctctgcctggcaCACACGGTTCTCTTTGGGAAGGAAACTTGCCTGAgtttctttttccccacagcCAGCTGCTCCCTTCCAGCCCCGGTCCTCACCAGTAAAAAGGGGCAAAATTGATGGTGGGAAATAAAAgtcagaatcagagaatccttaaggttggaagagacctttaagatcaagtccacccatcaaagcagcagcaccaccacGGTCACCACTAACCcctgtcctcaagtgccacatccacacgttTTTAGAACAATTccaggatggtgactccaccacggCCCTGGGCAGCCGGTGCCAGGCTtcttcttgtttaaaaaaactaccccaaagcccccccagaaATCCAACGAGGGacaacggagctgggaaggggctggagtggctgagggagctggaaaggggctcagcctggagcaaaggaggctcaggggggaccttgtggctctgcacaagtccctgacaggagggggcagccgggggggtcgggctctgctggcagggaacagggacaggaggagagggaacggcctcaggctgggccaggggaggtttgggctggatattgggaaaatttcttcactgaaaggtttgtcaggcattggaaggggctgtccagggcagtggtggagtcaccacccctggaagtgttcaaacaATGTGTGAATGTGGCACGTGGGGAcgtgggtcagtggtggccttggcagtgctggggaacagTTGGACTCTGTGACctttagagggcttttccaaccttaatgactctgtgattctacagGGAGCTTGTAAaataaagaccaaaaaaaaaaaaaaaaaaagagagagagagggggaagggcAAATCCTGACACACTGGCAGCTGCCCTTTGTGCCTCGCTCAAAAAAGAGAATTCCAGGCCCTGGTCCAGGCTGCTGCCGGGTGCTGTGGGCAGAGGGAGCCACGCGTGggctgggggggatgggggaggcAGCGGAGAACGGGAATCCAGCAAATTGACTTTTCCTATAATTTGATTAAATAGCGGGAGCCGGGACAGGGAATGGAGTGCAGCACGTCTGAGAGCCCCGCGCCATCTGGCAGGGGCTGGCTCGGGGCCAGGCGCCCGGCAGCTGCACCAACAGCCAAGCCAGGAACCCACCGAGAAAACAAGGGGGGTAAAAtcgcagggatggagggaccaGGGGTGCAAAGCAGAGCAGGGGGGAGGGAATTCACCTTGCCGTGTATCCACCCTGCTCCACCACCCCCACAACATCTCCTGCTGGATCCTGGGGGCCAAGTTGCACCACAATCCTGGCCCTGACCCCTgctaatttttccttttgctgcccAGCGCAGGGGAGGCTGTGAAACGCCAGCTCCATCCTTCTCTGCACGGAGCCgtgtgcggggccgggccgggccgggccgggccgggccgggccgggccgggcactGCAGGCCGCTGGAAATGAGGGCCGGGCCCgtgccccagcccggccccggcccggccccggccctcACGCCGCCGCCGGCCTCGGGGACCTCCAGGTGAGGTCATTTCCTCCGGTTAAAATCTGCCAGCGCGGCCGGCGAGAGCCGCTCCAACAGCCCCAGCGCTGGGATTCGCAGCGCTTTGTGGTCTTGGGTTGTTTTCTCCTCCCTGTTTTTCTTGCTTAAATgcaggagctggggtgggactTTGGGCAGACTGAGGCTAAACAGAGCGGTGACCAGACTGGGAATGCACAGCCTGAAACAGCTCCCAGGCAGTGAACTCACTGTGGCAACAAAACCCTGCAGGAACCGACTTGCACAAAATCCCTGCCTGGGTTCCTCTGGCACCGACACCGATGTGGGGCCACGTCCAGCCCTGGATCCTGTGCCCAGACACAGCAGCCCAcggccaggagctccagagctgcaggaaggcTCCCAGGGGCTCCATGCCCTGAGGGTAGCCCCAACCCAGCACCTACTGCACAGAattgtggaatggtttgggttggaagggacctcaaagcccatccagtgccacccctgccatgggcagggacacctcccactgtcccaggctgctccaagccccagtgtccagcctggccttgggcactgccagggatccaggggcagccccagctgctctgggcaccctgtgccagggcctgcccaccctcccagggaacaattcctgcctcccaatctcccatccagccctgccctctggctcctggagcccctttaggccctgcaaggggctctgagctctccctggagccttctcctctccaggtgaacatccccagctctcccagcctggctccagagcagaggggctccagcccttggagcatctccgtggcctcctcGGGACAAAAGCCCTGAGCCCAAAGGTCCTGGGTtcccagcgcaggcacctctgtgcctgtccctgcctggcatCGCTGCTCAcagcccctgcaccccctcACGCTGCTGGTGCCTCTCGATGCCTTTGGCATCACTCCCTGCTCACCCACCcaccctcagctcctgcagccgctgACCTCGGCGAGTTTTCAAAGCAGCTTGGGAATTACAGATTAAAGCACTTCATTTTAATAAGATGCTGATTAACCTATTTATTTTGCACGGGGTCCAGCGATAACACGGGGCGGGCTCCTGCATGGGCGAGTAAGACAAGAAAGAGCCTTTGATCTGCTGCCTTTGAGGCCACTCCTTCTGCTTCACACTTCTCCTGCCGCCTCGGCACGGATCTGTCTCCCCAGGTGTGGAAGTTCAAAAACAAACCAGGAAGCCggagctcccagcacagggagggtgaGGGAAAGAGGCAGAACCAGCCCGTGCTCTGAAAATTGGAGCTTTGGCATCAAGGGCCAGCCAAGGCAACAGCCAGGGCAGAGagggagatttaggttggatgttggggaaaaaatcctccctgggagggtgggcaggccctggcacagggtgcccagagcagctggggctgcccctggatccctggcagtgtccaaggccaggctggatggggcttggaggaatctgggatagtgggaggtgtccctgcccatggcaggggtggcactggatgggctttgaggtcccttccaacccaaaccattccatgatcctatGAAAGGCTGTGCAGGTGTCACTCAGACACGGGGAAGGGGCTGAGCTGTGGCAAATGCcaagcagctcctcctgtggGAATCAGGGccctccagggctctgccaggaggacgggccaagccccagcactTTGAAATCCGAGGCCAATAAAGGCCATTTGTCGGGGGCAATGTTTTCCCCACATGTCGACTGGGGTTTAACACTCCAAATTTCACACAGAAACTCGAGGCAGCGACATGGATTGTGACTCGAGCAGGTTTTCCCTGTAAAAACACAGACTCTTGGTGCAACTGGAGCTGGTTTCTGCCTCATGCGGATCCACACGGACCCTCCAACACCCCCAGGACTGCGAGCCCAACCTGGCAAGCCCTCAGTACCCTCCTCTCCCTCTATCCTCCAAACCCAGCACCTCGGGGTCCAATTCCAAAGGCAGAGCCTGTGCTGGAGGTTACAGCTCTGCTCGAGTAGTCAGGGAATGCCACAGCACGGGGCTTCCCCCACGGATGGGGCGTTCCCTGGGAATGGGAGAGAGTCACAGCAGCTTTGGCAGGGAGTGAGGGCAtatccccagcacagccctggtcTGGGGACAGAGCCCAATGGGACAGAGCCCAATGGGACAGAGCCCAATGGGACAGAGCTCAATGGGACAGCACCGTCCCCCTCCAAGCACGCAAACATTCCAGCCAGGAATGCAGCCCCGGCCGCCAGACAGCTCCCGTGTTCCTGCAGGAACCCTCCAGCCCACCCCAATTAGCTTTCCTGGAGATCCCATTACTCCCAGCCACAAAGACATTGTTCAGTTCACTCCCCGAACAGCCGCGGGAGCGGGGACAGCGTATTCCTGCAGGCTGCTCAGCTTTCCTGCAAAGCAGCGCACACCTGCAGCGGGCTCAGCTGCCTGCCCCCGGCACAACTGCGctgcttccccttcccctgctgcaggaCACCCGAGCCCCGGGCTCGCCTTTCACTTGTGACATGACGTCAAACCCAGCCCG
This region of Aphelocoma coerulescens isolate FSJ_1873_10779 chromosome 28, UR_Acoe_1.0, whole genome shotgun sequence genomic DNA includes:
- the TCF3 gene encoding transcription factor E2-alpha isoform X9, coding for MNQQQQRMAAVGTDKELSDLLDFSMMFPLPVANGKNRPTTLASTQFGGSGLDERPGSGSWGTGDQNSSTFDQGRQSYGEGPHYGEHRDLPSHNSISSSPFLGAGLVGKSSERASYSTFGRDTGMPGLNQPGFLPSEMGIASPSTLSPTGGKGGSQYFSYPNNPRRRGAESSIDGQPKKVRKVPPGLPSSVYPSNSGDDYSRDPAGYTPSKPPSTVYPGAFYMTDGLHNSPDLWSSPGAMSQSSYGAMLGSSSSPLPQSSGFNSLHQHERMNYQLHSGEVNGGLPSVSGFSSASTAYGVSSHTPPISGTDNMMGNRGTTAGSSGDALGKALASIYSPDHSSNNFSSNPSTPVGSPQGLAGSSQWPRASGAGALSPSYEGSLHTLQNKMEDRLDEAIHVLRNHAVGQTSAMPSNHGDMHGLLGSAPPHSAAVGSLGQAFPASVMALGNRHPSLVGGGHPEDGLSSNPSLLHNHVTLPSQPSSLPDLSRQQDTYSGLSGGLGRSSVSSGTSEIKREEKEDEENTSVADNSEEEKKELKPSRNRTRCSLNRAKSRERERKEGRQ